CAAGGGCTGTCTCCATCATTGAAGACCAAATCAACCTTGCATGGGATTTCAAGGACGAGCTGAACAAGTTTCGTTCCTCACTCACTCTCACTCGAGCTTTCTTGCAAGATGCAGAGAGGAGGCAACTCGATGAGCCTGTCAAAGTCTGGTTGGAGCAGCTTAGAGATATCGCTTACGAGGcagatgatatgttggatgagcttGCTTATGAACATGTCCGCTGGAAGGTGGACAACCAAATGAGTAAAAAGGTCTGCAATTTCTTGTCCCTTTCCAAGAATCCCATGGCATTTACTCTAAAGATGTTTAAAAAGGTTAAGAATATTGACCTATCCATTAAGGATATTAACCGTCAGGTCACTGACTTTGGACTTCAACAAAGACTTCAAATTTCGTCTCTAGTGTCTAGTAGAGTAGGAGGAGGCACCCGTTCCTTTGGCCACTCATCACGAGTTGTTGGAAGGGAAGCTAATGTCCTAAAAATAGTTGATCTCTTGATTGGTTCAACCATTCACCAAATTCTGTCAATAACCTCCATAGTAGGCATGGCAGGTTTGGGCAAAACCTGTGtgcaaaaatgacaaaataaagaattattttaagaaataatgtGGGTTTGTGTGTCCGAAAACTTTGATTCTCGAAGGATATTTCAAGAGATGCTTGAATCTCTTAGTGGGAGAACTCGTGACATGAAAAATAAGAATGCTATACTGGAAATTATTCAAAATGAGTTGGAAGGAAAAACCTACCTCCTCGTACTTGATGATGTTTGGGATAAGGAtattaaaaattgggaaaagTTGCATTCTTGTCACTAGTCGTAATGAAGATGTTGTAGTAGTAAGGGAAACACCTCTTGATCATAGGCATCATCTTAAGGCAGTGGTAGGTGAGGAGTGTTGGTCCTTTATCAAAGAAAGAGCATTTGGAAACTCTTCTAAATCTTTAGAATTGGAAGTTATTTGAAGGGATATTGCTCCAAAATGTGGAGGTGTGCCGCTGGTGGCAATTGTTATAGAAGGGAAGCTGTGCAACAAAAGGGATAGAGATGAGTGGGTCTCCCTCAGGGATAGTTCTGTTTGGGGTTCTCTGGAAATGAACAAAGGGATCGTCGGTGTtctaaaattaagttttaatcaCCTGTCTTTCCCATTTTTAAAGCAATGTTTTACATATTGTACGATTTTCCCAAAGGATTTTAGGCTTTGAAGGGAGGAATTGATCCAACTTTGAATGGCTGAAAGCTTGCTTCAAAAATCTAAAGGAATTTTACAACTGGCATTTGAGGATATTGGTAATGAGTACTTCAATGACTTGTTATCAAATTCCTTATTGCAAGATGTGGAAAAGGATTCATACGGACGTTTCACAAGTTGCAAGATGCATAATTTAGTTCATGATCTTGGACAGTCTGTTTCTCATATCAAACAACAAAATGAGTTTGATGGTGTGAAACTGTGGCgttctttattattaaattctGGCTTCACCCTCATTAGAAAGAACTTCAAAGGTTTGCGGGTGCTCAAATTTGGTGGTGCTTATATTGTATCATTGCCAGATTCTATTGGCGAGCTAAAGCATTTGAGATACTTTGATATCTCAAAAACTTGCATTCGCAGATTACCAGAACCCATTGAAAGTTGGAGACTTTAAGATTACTGTAATGTAAATGGCTGAAAAACCTtcttgaaagaaagaaaaatttagtTAACTTAAAGCATTTATGTATTagcaataaattttatgtttctgaTAAGGTAGGATGTTTAACTAGTCTTCAGACCGTTGAAAGTTGTCAAAAATGCAGCAGCAAGCAAATGTACATTGTGTATTTTGgacatttaaaaactttttgtaACATGTGTCTTTTGTTAGTTTGATTGtaactttttgttttgttaaggAGTAGTCAAGTATTTAGCTGATTTAGTAGCTTTTTAGGTTATCATTAAGCTGATTTTACAGCTTGGATACTACCACAAGTTaagtttgttttcttccaaTATATTAGAACTACTTATGTACATGTTATATTGCTTATTCAAGTAATGAGAATAGTCAACTCTT
This genomic window from Gossypium raimondii isolate GPD5lz chromosome 10, ASM2569854v1, whole genome shotgun sequence contains:
- the LOC128033902 gene encoding putative disease resistance protein RGA1, which translates into the protein MAEAVICIALEVELSRAVSIIEDQINLAWDFKDELNKFRSSLTLTRAFLQDAERRQLDEPVKVWLEQLRDIAYEADDMLDELAYEHVRWKVDNQMSKKVCNFLSLSKNPMAFTLKMFKKVKNIDLSIKDINRQVTDFGLQQRLQISSLVSSRVGGGTRSFGHSSRVVGREANVLKIVDLLIGSTIHQILSITSIVGMAGILQLAFEDIGNEYFNDLLSNSLLQDVEKDSYGRFTSCKMHNLVHDLGQSVSHIKQQNEFDGVKLWRSLLLNSGFTLIRKNFKGLRVLKFGGAYIVSLPDSIGELKHLRYFDISKTCIRRLPEPIESWRL